One window of the Shewanella litorisediminis genome contains the following:
- the recB gene encoding exodeoxyribonuclease V subunit beta, with translation MQTSTPLDAFTLPFSGARLIEASAGTGKTYTIANLYLRLLLGIGEQRPFKVEEILVVTFTNAATSELRDRIRRRIQDGFRLCLGEPSEDSFLTRLLEAISDRQLALRQLDLALKTLDEAAIYTIHGFCQRVLSDMAFESALLFESEFTLDDSELLAMAAADFWRAHCYPLSADIAALIQEKFASPKALERELKSLLGARDAAVDIRVDDFNELASGFSARIARLRLAWQRQAEETLAALSQLPLNGVSYGKAADGFPKLRNHWDAMEAWVLRGDGMPPEKSMQALAYGNIKLNKGGQLPAPEALSLLVHIEALLQAQENLLPAFLVLARDEIRERFDTLKAERNLMAPDDLLKHLAKALGVHGASSDCGPVSDIDRDIALRLSREVASRFPMALIDEFQDTDPLQFAIFSALYRQQPKAQGLLMIGDPKQAIYAFRGGDIHTYLGARRAASAHYSLGTNYRSSSAMVKAVNAVFSARERVFLSDEIPFEAVEASDKGTKRLLIDGKPQGPALEIALLGEDPDKGLNKQTARTLLAEDAAAHIGQLLSLAAEGRAVLTDRQRPLLAKDIAVLVRDRNEAAFIKDALTRRNIGAVFLSRDNVFATKEASELLHVLAALAQPRDEKRLRAAMATRLMGWNLSQIAAFNQDEDARRQALECFERWHQRWQRQGVMPALMAFADDTRLLQRLGGENDADRRLTDFRHLCELLEQAAASLDGISALVGWFEQALLDPGSDEAMQLRLESEQNLVQIVTIHKSKGLEYGLCYIPFLSLARDSRGKPSPLLYHKDERLVWDLLQSDDGVECFDTEHLGEDLRLLYVALTRPVYGCRLGLANHSRMLKAGISSEVHKTALGFVLGIDSKDCDFAALRQAAERVCSHANGSDIMGVVDIIQNDLTPLESAEPPSEVPPSPRTPNRIGEESWRVGSYSALIAQGAGHTEHHGDALWANTEITMPAIPGAADESFSPQELPLHGEESEPELTPALSRFSFPRGANAGSFMHQVLELIRFDAVAQTLPEVLPDAMAHFGIETLWQPVLEAWYEDLMQAQLDDGSSQFSLGALAPANLLVEMEFYLPVSRLKPGALGDLLALYGYRSDFGFDTLNGMLKGFIDLCFSHNGRFYIADYKSNHLGDTLGHYHRDAMHSAIQDHHYDLQYLLYTLALHRLLRSRLAHYDYDKDIGGCFYLFLRGMSASVPGSGVFFDKPPKLLIEALDALFEGQEIRL, from the coding sequence ATGCAGACCTCAACCCCTTTGGATGCCTTTACCCTGCCGTTCAGCGGTGCGCGCCTGATTGAGGCCAGCGCCGGCACAGGTAAAACCTACACCATCGCCAACCTGTATTTGCGTCTCCTGCTTGGCATTGGCGAGCAGCGCCCCTTCAAAGTCGAAGAAATTCTGGTGGTAACCTTCACCAATGCCGCCACCAGTGAGCTTAGAGACAGGATCCGGCGCCGGATTCAGGACGGCTTTCGCCTCTGCCTTGGCGAGCCCAGCGAAGACTCGTTCCTCACCCGACTTCTTGAAGCCATTTCCGACAGGCAACTGGCCCTAAGACAGCTTGACCTGGCATTAAAGACGTTGGATGAAGCGGCCATCTACACCATCCACGGCTTTTGCCAACGGGTTCTGTCGGATATGGCCTTCGAGTCGGCCCTCCTGTTTGAAAGCGAATTTACCCTCGACGACAGCGAGCTTTTGGCCATGGCGGCCGCGGATTTCTGGCGCGCGCACTGCTACCCCTTAAGTGCGGATATTGCCGCCCTGATACAGGAAAAATTTGCCTCGCCCAAAGCGCTGGAGCGGGAGCTTAAGTCGCTGCTGGGCGCAAGAGACGCCGCCGTCGATATTCGGGTGGATGATTTCAATGAGCTTGCCAGCGGCTTTAGCGCTCGCATCGCAAGGCTTCGCCTGGCCTGGCAACGACAGGCTGAAGAAACCCTCGCCGCACTCAGTCAATTGCCCCTTAATGGCGTGAGCTACGGCAAGGCCGCCGATGGATTCCCCAAACTCAGGAACCACTGGGATGCCATGGAAGCCTGGGTGCTTCGCGGCGACGGCATGCCACCTGAAAAGTCCATGCAAGCCCTTGCCTACGGCAATATCAAACTGAATAAAGGGGGGCAGCTGCCCGCCCCTGAAGCCCTTTCGCTGCTGGTACACATTGAAGCTTTGCTGCAGGCCCAGGAAAATCTGCTGCCCGCATTCCTGGTGCTCGCCAGAGATGAGATACGTGAAAGATTCGATACCCTCAAGGCCGAGCGAAACCTCATGGCACCGGATGACCTCCTGAAGCATCTGGCCAAAGCCCTTGGTGTCCATGGGGCGAGTTCCGATTGCGGCCCCGTATCCGACATCGATAGGGATATCGCCCTCAGGTTATCCCGGGAAGTGGCGAGCCGCTTCCCCATGGCGCTGATTGATGAATTTCAGGACACAGATCCGCTGCAATTTGCCATCTTCAGCGCCCTGTACCGTCAGCAGCCGAAGGCGCAGGGGCTGTTGATGATTGGCGACCCCAAACAAGCCATTTACGCCTTCCGTGGCGGCGATATTCACACCTACCTGGGTGCCAGACGCGCCGCTTCCGCCCACTACAGTCTGGGCACCAATTACCGTTCATCCAGCGCCATGGTTAAGGCTGTCAATGCCGTTTTCAGCGCCCGGGAGCGGGTGTTTTTAAGTGATGAAATCCCTTTCGAGGCGGTTGAGGCATCTGATAAAGGCACTAAACGCCTGTTAATTGATGGTAAACCCCAGGGGCCGGCACTTGAAATCGCACTGCTTGGCGAAGATCCCGACAAAGGATTGAATAAGCAAACGGCCAGAACCCTGCTTGCAGAAGATGCAGCCGCCCACATAGGCCAGCTCCTCAGTCTTGCCGCCGAGGGGCGCGCGGTGCTTACCGACCGGCAAAGGCCGCTATTGGCAAAAGACATTGCCGTGCTGGTCAGAGACAGAAACGAAGCGGCGTTCATTAAAGACGCCCTGACCCGGCGAAATATCGGCGCTGTATTTTTGTCCCGTGACAATGTGTTTGCCACCAAAGAAGCCTCGGAGCTGCTGCATGTGCTGGCCGCGCTTGCCCAGCCTCGGGATGAAAAGCGCCTTCGCGCAGCCATGGCCACCCGGCTGATGGGCTGGAACCTCAGCCAGATAGCGGCCTTCAATCAGGACGAAGACGCAAGGCGTCAGGCACTGGAGTGCTTTGAGCGCTGGCATCAGCGCTGGCAAAGGCAAGGCGTCATGCCGGCCTTAATGGCCTTTGCCGACGACACCCGATTACTTCAGCGCCTTGGTGGCGAAAACGATGCCGACAGGCGCCTGACTGACTTTCGTCACCTGTGTGAATTGCTCGAGCAGGCCGCGGCCTCCCTCGATGGGATAAGTGCGCTTGTCGGTTGGTTTGAGCAGGCGCTGCTGGATCCCGGCAGTGACGAAGCCATGCAGCTGAGGCTTGAGAGCGAACAAAACCTGGTACAGATAGTCACCATCCACAAAAGCAAGGGGCTGGAATACGGCCTTTGCTATATCCCCTTTCTGAGTCTGGCCAGAGACAGTCGCGGAAAACCCTCACCGCTGCTTTACCACAAAGACGAGCGTCTGGTGTGGGATCTGCTGCAATCCGACGACGGCGTCGAATGCTTCGATACTGAGCACCTGGGTGAAGATCTGCGCCTGCTGTATGTGGCGCTCACCCGCCCTGTCTATGGTTGCCGCCTGGGACTTGCCAATCACAGTCGTATGCTCAAAGCCGGGATAAGCAGTGAGGTGCATAAGACAGCGCTGGGCTTTGTGCTTGGTATCGACAGCAAGGATTGCGACTTTGCCGCACTGCGCCAGGCCGCAGAGCGCGTCTGCAGTCATGCAAATGGTAGCGATATCATGGGTGTGGTGGACATTATCCAAAATGACCTGACGCCGCTGGAAAGTGCAGAGCCCCCAAGCGAAGTGCCACCAAGCCCGCGTACCCCAAACCGCATCGGCGAAGAAAGCTGGCGCGTCGGCAGTTATTCTGCGCTGATAGCCCAGGGCGCTGGCCATACAGAACACCATGGGGATGCCCTGTGGGCCAACACAGAAATCACTATGCCCGCCATCCCCGGGGCTGCCGATGAGTCGTTTTCGCCCCAGGAGCTGCCGCTGCACGGCGAAGAGTCAGAGCCTGAACTCACGCCGGCACTGAGTCGCTTTTCTTTTCCCCGTGGCGCCAATGCCGGCAGCTTTATGCATCAGGTACTGGAGCTTATCCGCTTTGATGCGGTGGCCCAGACTCTGCCCGAGGTGCTGCCCGATGCCATGGCCCATTTTGGTATCGAAACCCTGTGGCAACCCGTGCTGGAAGCCTGGTATGAGGACCTGATGCAGGCACAGCTTGATGATGGCAGCAGCCAATTTTCACTGGGCGCGCTGGCCCCCGCCAATCTGCTGGTGGAAATGGAGTTTTATCTGCCCGTGAGTCGGCTCAAGCCCGGCGCCCTTGGCGATCTGCTGGCGCTCTATGGTTATCGCAGTGACTTTGGTTTCGACACCCTGAATGGCATGCTCAAAGGCTTTATCGATCTCTGCTTCAGCCATAACGGTCGCTTTTACATCGCCGACTACAAATCCAATCATCTGGGCGATACCCTCGGCCACTATCACAGGGACGCCATGCACAGCGCCATTCAAGACCACCACTACGATTTGCAGTACCTGCTTTATACCCTGGCGCTGCACCGACTGCTGAGAAGCCGTCTGGCACACTACGACTATGACAAGGATATTGGTGGCTGTTTTTACCTGTTTTTGAGGGGGATGTCGGCGTCAGTTCCCGGCAGCGGGGTATTTTTTGACAAGCCGCCCAAACTCTTGATTGAGGCACTGGACGCCTTGTTTGAAGGCCAGGAGATACGGTTATGA